The region AGAAGTGTCGTAGTCATCACTTGGTATAACTCCCCTCAACGTGTTTTTGTTCCCGCACGGCATGCAACAGGACGCGAAGCGCTGCTTCAACAGCCCACTCGCGTACCTCGTTGCGCGGCGCCTGTAGCAAGTTTCGGGCCTGTCTGAATCCTGGAATGGTTCCGCGTACGAGAGGGGCGTCGGAAAGTATGTCGCCTGCGAGAACTGCTTCACAACCATCACTTGAGGCGATCCCTACCCAGACCTCACCAACAGGGTGGCCATCCTGTTCACTGGGCCCGGCCACACCAGTGAGCGAAAGGCCCCAGTCCGCGTCGAGCTTCCGCTTTGCCGCCTTCGCCATCTCTTTCGCGGTCACCGGAGAAACAGGTCCAAACTCATCGATGACGTCCTGGGGAACGCCGGCCAAGGTAACTTTGCACTCAGTCGCGTAAGTCACCATCGCGCCTCGTAGCGCTGCGGAGGCACCCGGAACGCCTGCGAGTGCGGCACTTGCCAAACCGGCAGTGAGCGATTCACAAAGCCCAACTGTTGCACCCCTCTTAGTAAGTTCCGCAATCACATCGGATGCAGTACCTCGCATTAGTTATTCACCTTGCGAGCATCGACAAGGTATTGCACGCCGGTCACCACGGTGACGACTACGGCCAACACCATTACAACGTAGGAAGGCGCGTCCATCCAGGAAGGCAGCGGGCACAGGTAGAGAGCAACGCCGACGGTCTGGAGCACCGTCTTCACCTTGCCACCCTTGGACGCGGGAACGACATGGTCGTTGCGCAGCATCCACATTCTCCACATGGTGATGCCGAGCTCGCGGACCACGATGACGATAGTCATCCACACAGGAAGGTTGGACGCCACGTTGAGTACTACAAGTGCCGTAATCATCAGGGCCTTGTCCGCGATCGGGTCCGCAATTTTCCCGAAGTCGGTAATCAGGTTGTAGGTACGGGCGATTGTTCCGTCTAGCTTGTCCGTGAGCATCAGCGCAACGAACACACCGAACGCCGCACCCCATCGCTGGTCCAGTGCCAACCATGCGAAGACGGGGATAAAAATGATTCGCAACGACGTCAAGACGTTGGGTACGTTCCAGTTCGATGGTTTTTCAGTCACGCCCTCTACCCTACCTATCCCATGCTTTCCCTTAGACTGCGTGTTATGAAATATTTTGCATTCCATTACACGTACTCAGATAATACGGACGTCGTAGATGCTACGCGCCCCGCACACCGCGAGTTCATCGCGAAGCAGATAGAGCTCGGAAGGATTGTCGGATCTGGCCCGCTAGTCGACGCCGGCAAGGCCCTCATCATCGTGCAATTACCAGATACTGCCGACGCTGCGGAGGCAGTATCACTCATGAACCAGGACCCCTACTGGCAGAACAACGCCCTACTCAGCCGCGAGGTCCACGAGTG is a window of Corynebacterium pseudogenitalium DNA encoding:
- a CDS encoding CinA family protein, yielding MRGTASDVIAELTKRGATVGLCESLTAGLASAALAGVPGASAALRGAMVTYATECKVTLAGVPQDVIDEFGPVSPVTAKEMAKAAKRKLDADWGLSLTGVAGPSEQDGHPVGEVWVGIASSDGCEAVLAGDILSDAPLVRGTIPGFRQARNLLQAPRNEVREWAVEAALRVLLHAVREQKHVEGSYTK
- the pgsA gene encoding CDP-diacylglycerol--glycerol-3-phosphate 3-phosphatidyltransferase, whose amino-acid sequence is MTEKPSNWNVPNVLTSLRIIFIPVFAWLALDQRWGAAFGVFVALMLTDKLDGTIARTYNLITDFGKIADPIADKALMITALVVLNVASNLPVWMTIVIVVRELGITMWRMWMLRNDHVVPASKGGKVKTVLQTVGVALYLCPLPSWMDAPSYVVMVLAVVVTVVTGVQYLVDARKVNN
- a CDS encoding YciI family protein, whose product is MKYFAFHYTYSDNTDVVDATRPAHREFIAKQIELGRIVGSGPLVDAGKALIIVQLPDTADAAEAVSLMNQDPYWQNNALLSREVHEWNPVSRVFP